In Synechococcus sp. CB0101, a genomic segment contains:
- a CDS encoding chlorophyll a/b-binding protein: MASSDFKIPYQRTGFVPFAESLNGRLAMLGFVIAIATEALSGKGILGQLGLG; this comes from the coding sequence ATGGCCAGCTCCGACTTCAAGATTCCCTATCAGCGCACGGGCTTTGTGCCCTTTGCGGAATCCCTCAACGGCCGCCTGGCCATGCTCGGGTTCGTGATTGCGATCGCCACTGAAGCGCTCAGCGGCAAAGGCATCCTCGGCCAGCTGGGGCTGGGCTGA
- a CDS encoding MliC family protein: MTLRPVQANAAVALLGLSLLSWPATARADSTAAFCQLSRHDHTIAVESGPCSFSQRQGNVTVHMGQRWVFRFNANEQGTGYQRENGEDGIRFTRDGDYTLSVYWPRALQCQGPIKAPVSVVYLNQAEPRRAALAVGDQHVLLPVAPSGSGARYSGSGVELWEHQGTTQINWRGQNLVCNS, from the coding sequence ATGACACTCCGCCCTGTTCAAGCAAACGCCGCTGTCGCCCTGCTCGGCCTGAGCCTGTTGAGCTGGCCCGCCACAGCTCGCGCCGACAGCACCGCGGCCTTCTGCCAACTGAGCCGCCACGATCACACCATTGCTGTGGAATCGGGCCCCTGCAGCTTCAGCCAACGCCAGGGCAATGTGACGGTGCACATGGGGCAGCGCTGGGTATTTCGATTCAACGCCAATGAGCAAGGAACCGGCTATCAGCGCGAGAACGGTGAGGATGGAATCCGCTTCACCCGTGATGGCGATTACACCTTGAGTGTGTATTGGCCCCGGGCTCTGCAATGCCAGGGCCCGATCAAGGCACCGGTCTCAGTGGTTTACCTCAACCAGGCTGAACCGCGCCGTGCAGCGTTAGCCGTGGGTGATCAACACGTGCTGCTTCCCGTTGCTCCATCCGGCAGCGGCGCCCGCTACAGCGGCTCAGGCGTTGAGCTTTGGGAGCATCAGGGCACCACCCAGATCAACTGGCGCGGCCAAAACCTGGTCTGCAACAGCTGA
- a CDS encoding thermonuclease family protein yields the protein MITLDLPLAAVALLAQTRTGTVLSIGDGDTLRVREGNRTVNVRLACIDAPESSQAPFGAQARQQLQVLAPVGSSVELRIKATDGYGRSVAELTRGGRNLNQALVASGVAFVYWQYIAGCDRQTYGRLETEARLKRLGVWGVNGGLTRPWEYRSGQRKPSSSSSAPTGRRYTCSQIGSYAQAQVLLRQGHRYLDGDGDGEACESLKG from the coding sequence GTGATCACCCTGGACCTGCCGCTGGCAGCCGTGGCACTGCTCGCCCAAACCCGCACGGGCACCGTGCTCTCCATCGGCGATGGCGACACCCTGCGGGTGCGCGAGGGCAACCGCACCGTGAACGTGCGTCTGGCCTGCATCGATGCGCCGGAATCCAGCCAGGCACCCTTTGGCGCGCAGGCCCGGCAACAACTCCAGGTCCTGGCGCCCGTGGGAAGCAGCGTGGAGCTGCGGATCAAGGCCACCGATGGCTACGGCCGCTCCGTGGCCGAACTCACTAGAGGCGGCCGCAACCTCAACCAGGCCCTGGTGGCTTCCGGCGTGGCCTTTGTGTACTGGCAGTACATCGCTGGTTGCGACCGGCAGACCTACGGGCGCCTGGAAACGGAGGCCCGGCTGAAGAGGCTTGGCGTCTGGGGCGTCAACGGTGGGCTGACGCGGCCGTGGGAGTACCGCTCCGGCCAACGCAAACCCAGCTCAAGCTCGAGCGCACCAACTGGCCGCCGCTACACGTGCAGCCAGATCGGCTCTTATGCCCAGGCGCAGGTGCTACTGCGGCAGGGGCACCGTTATCTCGATGGGGATGGAGACGGGGAGGCCTGTGAAAGCTTGAAGGGATAG